A single window of Channa argus isolate prfri chromosome 2, Channa argus male v1.0, whole genome shotgun sequence DNA harbors:
- the trappc2l gene encoding trafficking protein particle complex subunit 2-like protein → MAVCIAVIAKENYPLYIRSVPTQNELKFHYTVHTSLDVVEEKISAVGKSLGDQRELYLGLLYPTEDYKVYGYVTNSKVKFVIVVDSSNTSLRDNEIRSMFRKLHNSFTDVMCNPFHNPGDSIQSKAFDGIVSGMMTQTG, encoded by the exons ATGGCGGTGTGCATAGCAGTGATCGCAAAAGAG AACTACCCGCTGTATATTCGTAGTGTGCCGACTCAAAATGAGCTGAAGTTTCACTACACAGTGCACACATCTCTGGATGTGGTGGAGGAGAAGATCTCAGCTGTGGGTAAATCCCTGGGAGACCAGAGAGAGCTGTATCTGGGTCTGCTCTATCCAACTGAAGACTATAAAGT ATATGGATATGTAACCAACTCCAAGGTGaaatttgttattgttgttgatTCATCAAATACATCATTGCGGGACAATGAAATAAGAAGT ATGTTTAGAAAATTGCACAACTCTTTTACTGATGTGATGTGTAACCCATTCCACAATCCTGGGGACTCAATTCAGTCCAA AGCCTTCGATGGAATCGTGTCTGGAATGATGACGCAAACAGGTTGA
- the pabpn1l gene encoding embryonic polyadenylate-binding protein 2: MAENQVEYGYLEDEYIGDHFTEDPELAAIKARVQELEMEEELERLKDEERCDLQDMQLLTSSPQPGPFYNMTPEERIDADHRSVYVGNVDYGATADELEIHFNGCGPVNRVTILCDRFSGHPKGFAYIEFSDRDSVQSAIGLHETLFRGRVLKVMPKRTNMPGISTTDRGGHQGRPSRGRGRGYRPPRHPNGSRGRFRYQSTRPQHQTPHPYYGGSSVGKRQWGHMDYHEQMPKRYPCLLLITPPSEEMAAGSSGQHYPQQR; this comes from the exons ATGGCGGAAAATCAGGTGGAGTACGGCTACCTGGAGGACGAGTACATCGGGGACCATTTCACCGAGGACCCG GAGCTGGCAGCCATAAAGGCCAGAGTCCAGGAGCTGGAGATGGAAGAAGAGCTTGAAAGACTGAAGGATGAGGAGAGGTGTGATTTACAAGATATGCAGCTCCTGACCAGCAGCCCTCAGCCTG GACCCTTCTACAACATGACTCCTGAAGAGAGGATAGATGCAGACCACAGATCAGTCTATGTGGGAAAT GTAGACTATGGTGCCACTGCAGATGAGTTGGAGATCCATTTCAATGGCTGTGGTCCTGTCAACAGAGTAACCATACTGTGTGACAGGTTCTCTGGCCATCCAAAAGG TTTTGCTTACATTGAGTTCTCCGATCGGGACTCTGTGCAGAGTGCCATTGGTTTGCATGAGACCTTGTTCAGAGGAAGAGTGCTAAAG GTAATGCCGAAGAGAACTAATATGCCAGGTATCAGCACCACAGATAGAGGAGGACATCAAGGGAGGCCCTCcagaggaagaggcagaggtTACCGCCCACCCCGACATCCTAATGGCTCTCGAGGCAGATTCCGGTACCAGTCAACCAGGCCACAACATCAAACACCCCATCCTTACTATGGAGGCTCTTCTGTAGGGAAGAGACAGTGGGGACACATGGACTACCATGAACAGATGCCTAAACGTTACCCGTGTCTTCTTCTCATCACACCACCTTCAGAGGAGATGGCTGCAGGGTCAAGCGGACAGCACTACCCACAACAGCGCTAG
- the cbfa2t3 gene encoding protein CBFA2T3 isoform X1 has protein sequence MSAEVSLEHQKKADLRNGSSSASAFAPRVPTVTLISHRELRVKHTGHRLQPGSREPNLAASSHFICGEDSRVQKVGTMPDSPADVKTQPRSTPPTMPPPPPAVSQAANRNASFTPTTSKSMLNGSSHSPTSLNGAPSTPNGFSNGPAMSSTASLSNQQLPPACGARQLCKLKRFLTTLQQFGNDISPEIGERVRSLVLGLVNSTLTIEEFHSKLHEATNFPLRPFVIPFLKANLPLLQRELLHCARLAKQTPAQYLAQHEQLLLDANASSPLDSSEIMLEMNEHGKRRTPDRTKDSSDRDSLHPEHLAKRPCTISPSQRFSPSTGLPAHPPPNGLPTHPPNGLTHPPNPQVGPQHYRLEDMALAHQYRDAYRQNEHRDRHRQTAVHGARQEEVIDHRLTDREWAEEWKHLDNLLNCIMDMVEKTRRSLTVLRRCQEADREEMNHWIRRYSDVEEMKKGGSNGQHCLPPPPLPPPPPPHHNSSSNTASSSESLSIGTSSAAERQTGRQTEIHRDFLHRPSSGYLPEEIWRKAGTTSIPLSPALKHLQNKQEEAVNEVKRQAMSELQKAVSDAERKAHEMISAERSKMERALAEAKRQASEDALTVINQQEDSSESCWNCGRKASETCSGCNTARYCGSFCQHKDWEKHHHVCGQGLQGLPGGSNVPLGTPSSSTTSSASSSAPPTHSESTPPGPLSLAGQSSIVGGTGSGSGSVSASPKESSSSSASRSTTPATPALLDATSR, from the exons ACAGCAGAGTGCAGAAGGTTGGAACAATGCCAGATTCACCTGCGGATGTAAAAACCCAGCCCAGGTCCACCCCACCCACTATGCCTCCTCCACCTCCGGCTGTCAGCCAAGCAGCCAATCGCAATGCTTCATTCACCCCCACCACCAGTAAATCAA TGCTAAATGGGAGCAGCCACTCTCCTACATCACTGAACGGTGCTCCATCAACTCCTAACGGCTTCAGTAACGGGCCCGCCATGTCCTCGACAGCGTCACTTTCCAACCAGCAGCTCCCACCAGCTTGTGGTGCCCGACAACTCTGCAAGCTGAAGCGCTTCCTGACCACACTGCAGCAGTTTGGCAACGACATATCACCTGAGATTGGAGAGCGAGTTCGCAGCCTTGTGTTGGGGCTGGTG AACTCCACTCTCACTATCGAAGAGTTTCACTCCAAACTTCATGAGGCCACCAACTTCCCTCTGAGGCCGTTCGTCATTCCCTTCCTTAAG GCAAACCTACCCCTGCTGCAGAGAGAGTTGCTCCACTGTGCCAGGTTGGCCAAGCAGACTCCAGCTCAGTATCTGGCCCAACATGAGCAGCTTCTCCTGGATGCCAATGCCAGCTCGCCCCTCGACTCCTCTGAGATCATGCTGGAGATGAATGAGCATGGCAAGAGAAGGACCCCTGACAG GACCAAAGACAGTTCAGACAGAGATAGTTTGCACCCGGAGCACCTCGCTAAGAGGCCGTGCACCATTAGCCCCAGCCAACGTTTCAGCCCCAGCACGGGTCTTCCTGCTCACCCACCTCCCAATGGCCTCCCCACACACCCACCCAATGGCCTGACCCACCCACCCAACCCGCAAGTGGGACCCCAGCACTATCGCTTAGAGGACATGGCTCTGGCACACCAATACAGGGACGCTTACAGACAAAATGAACACCGTGACAGGCACCGGCAAACAG CAGTGCATGGCGCCCGGCAAGAGGAGGTGATTGACCACCGTCTAACAGATCGAGAGTGGGCCGAGGAATGGAAGCACCTTGATAAT CTCTTGAACTGCATCATGGACATGGTGGAGAAGACGCGCCGATCTTTGACAGTGCTGCGCCGCTGCCAGGAGGCCGACCGGGAGGAAATGAATCACTGGATTCGGCGTTACAGCGACGTTGAGGAGATGAAAAAAGGTGGGAGCAACGGACAGCActgccttcctcctcctcctctccctcctcctcctcctcctcaccacAACTCCTCCTCCAACACAGCTAGCAGCAGCGAGTCACTGTCCATAGGAACTTCCTCGGCTGCTGAaaggcagacaggcagacagacag agatCCACCGAGACTTCTTACACAGGCCTTCCTCAGGATACCTGCCAGAAGAAATCTGGAGGAAAGCTG GTACTACAAGCATCCCGCTCTCCCCAGCACTAAAGCACCTCCAAAACAAGCAGG AGGAGGCGGTGAATGAGGTGAAGCGACAGGCGATGTCAGAGCTGCAGAAAGCAGTGTCAGACGCTGAGAGGAAGGCTCATGAGATGATTTCAGCCGAACGCTCTAAAATGGAGAGGGCACTGGCTGAGGCCAAGAGGCAAGCCTCTGAGGATGCTCTAACAGTCATCAACCAGCAGGAGGACTCCAGTGAA AGCTGCTggaactgtgggaggaaagccaGTGAGACATGCAGTGGCTGCAACACGGCTCGCTACTGTGGCTCCTTCTGCCAACACAAAGACTGGGAGAAGCACCACCATGTCTGTGGTCAGGGCCTGCAGGGGCTGCCAGGAGGCAGCAATGTCCCCTTAGGgactccctcctcctccaccacctcttCAGCATCCTCCAGTGCACCCCCCACCCATTCAGAAAGCACCCCTCCAGGACCCCTGTCCCTGGCAGGCCAAAGCAGTATTGTGGGAGGGACTGGCAGCGGCAGTGGAAGTGTGTCTGCCAGCCCCAAGGAGAGCAGTTCCAGCAGTGCCTCTCGCTCCACAACTCCAGCTACCCCTGCTCTACTGGATGCCACCTCTCGCTGA
- the cbfa2t3 gene encoding protein CBFA2T3 isoform X2: MSAEVSLEHQKKADLRNGSSSASAFAPRVPTVTLISHRELRVKHTGHRLQPGSREPNLAASSHFICGEDSRVQKVGTMPDSPADVKTQPRSTPPTMPPPPPAVSQAANRNASFTPTTSKSMLNGSSHSPTSLNGAPSTPNGFSNGPAMSSTASLSNQQLPPACGARQLCKLKRFLTTLQQFGNDISPEIGERVRSLVLGLVNSTLTIEEFHSKLHEATNFPLRPFVIPFLKANLPLLQRELLHCARLAKQTPAQYLAQHEQLLLDANASSPLDSSEIMLEMNEHGKRRTPDRTKDSSDRDSLHPEHLAKRPCTISPSQRFSPSTGLPAHPPPNGLPTHPPNGLTHPPNPQVGPQHYRLEDMALAHQYRDAYRQNEHRDRHRQTAVHGARQEEVIDHRLTDREWAEEWKHLDNLLNCIMDMVEKTRRSLTVLRRCQEADREEMNHWIRRYSDVEEMKKGGSNGQHCLPPPPLPPPPPPHHNSSSNTASSSESLSIGTSSAAERQTGRQTEIHRDFLHRPSSGYLPEEIWRKAEEAVNEVKRQAMSELQKAVSDAERKAHEMISAERSKMERALAEAKRQASEDALTVINQQEDSSESCWNCGRKASETCSGCNTARYCGSFCQHKDWEKHHHVCGQGLQGLPGGSNVPLGTPSSSTTSSASSSAPPTHSESTPPGPLSLAGQSSIVGGTGSGSGSVSASPKESSSSSASRSTTPATPALLDATSR; the protein is encoded by the exons ACAGCAGAGTGCAGAAGGTTGGAACAATGCCAGATTCACCTGCGGATGTAAAAACCCAGCCCAGGTCCACCCCACCCACTATGCCTCCTCCACCTCCGGCTGTCAGCCAAGCAGCCAATCGCAATGCTTCATTCACCCCCACCACCAGTAAATCAA TGCTAAATGGGAGCAGCCACTCTCCTACATCACTGAACGGTGCTCCATCAACTCCTAACGGCTTCAGTAACGGGCCCGCCATGTCCTCGACAGCGTCACTTTCCAACCAGCAGCTCCCACCAGCTTGTGGTGCCCGACAACTCTGCAAGCTGAAGCGCTTCCTGACCACACTGCAGCAGTTTGGCAACGACATATCACCTGAGATTGGAGAGCGAGTTCGCAGCCTTGTGTTGGGGCTGGTG AACTCCACTCTCACTATCGAAGAGTTTCACTCCAAACTTCATGAGGCCACCAACTTCCCTCTGAGGCCGTTCGTCATTCCCTTCCTTAAG GCAAACCTACCCCTGCTGCAGAGAGAGTTGCTCCACTGTGCCAGGTTGGCCAAGCAGACTCCAGCTCAGTATCTGGCCCAACATGAGCAGCTTCTCCTGGATGCCAATGCCAGCTCGCCCCTCGACTCCTCTGAGATCATGCTGGAGATGAATGAGCATGGCAAGAGAAGGACCCCTGACAG GACCAAAGACAGTTCAGACAGAGATAGTTTGCACCCGGAGCACCTCGCTAAGAGGCCGTGCACCATTAGCCCCAGCCAACGTTTCAGCCCCAGCACGGGTCTTCCTGCTCACCCACCTCCCAATGGCCTCCCCACACACCCACCCAATGGCCTGACCCACCCACCCAACCCGCAAGTGGGACCCCAGCACTATCGCTTAGAGGACATGGCTCTGGCACACCAATACAGGGACGCTTACAGACAAAATGAACACCGTGACAGGCACCGGCAAACAG CAGTGCATGGCGCCCGGCAAGAGGAGGTGATTGACCACCGTCTAACAGATCGAGAGTGGGCCGAGGAATGGAAGCACCTTGATAAT CTCTTGAACTGCATCATGGACATGGTGGAGAAGACGCGCCGATCTTTGACAGTGCTGCGCCGCTGCCAGGAGGCCGACCGGGAGGAAATGAATCACTGGATTCGGCGTTACAGCGACGTTGAGGAGATGAAAAAAGGTGGGAGCAACGGACAGCActgccttcctcctcctcctctccctcctcctcctcctcctcaccacAACTCCTCCTCCAACACAGCTAGCAGCAGCGAGTCACTGTCCATAGGAACTTCCTCGGCTGCTGAaaggcagacaggcagacagacag agatCCACCGAGACTTCTTACACAGGCCTTCCTCAGGATACCTGCCAGAAGAAATCTGGAGGAAAGCTG AGGAGGCGGTGAATGAGGTGAAGCGACAGGCGATGTCAGAGCTGCAGAAAGCAGTGTCAGACGCTGAGAGGAAGGCTCATGAGATGATTTCAGCCGAACGCTCTAAAATGGAGAGGGCACTGGCTGAGGCCAAGAGGCAAGCCTCTGAGGATGCTCTAACAGTCATCAACCAGCAGGAGGACTCCAGTGAA AGCTGCTggaactgtgggaggaaagccaGTGAGACATGCAGTGGCTGCAACACGGCTCGCTACTGTGGCTCCTTCTGCCAACACAAAGACTGGGAGAAGCACCACCATGTCTGTGGTCAGGGCCTGCAGGGGCTGCCAGGAGGCAGCAATGTCCCCTTAGGgactccctcctcctccaccacctcttCAGCATCCTCCAGTGCACCCCCCACCCATTCAGAAAGCACCCCTCCAGGACCCCTGTCCCTGGCAGGCCAAAGCAGTATTGTGGGAGGGACTGGCAGCGGCAGTGGAAGTGTGTCTGCCAGCCCCAAGGAGAGCAGTTCCAGCAGTGCCTCTCGCTCCACAACTCCAGCTACCCCTGCTCTACTGGATGCCACCTCTCGCTGA
- the cbfa2t3 gene encoding protein CBFA2T3 isoform X4, translated as MSAEVSLEHQKKADLRNGSSSASAFAPRVPTVTLISHRELRVKHTGHRLQPGSREPNLAASSHFICGEDSRVQKVGTMPDSPADVKTQPRSTPPTMPPPPPAVSQAANRNASFTPTTSKSMLNGSSHSPTSLNGAPSTPNGFSNGPAMSSTASLSNQQLPPACGARQLCKLKRFLTTLQQFGNDISPEIGERVRSLVLGLVNSTLTIEEFHSKLHEATNFPLRPFVIPFLKANLPLLQRELLHCARLAKQTPAQYLAQHEQLLLDANASSPLDSSEIMLEMNEHGKRRTPDRTKDSSDRDSLHPEHLAKRPCTISPSQRFSPSTGLPAHPPPNGLPTHPPNGLTHPPNPQVGPQHYRLEDMALAHQYRDAYRQNEHRDRHRQTVHGARQEEVIDHRLTDREWAEEWKHLDNLLNCIMDMVEKTRRSLTVLRRCQEADREEMNHWIRRYSDVEEMKKGGSNGQHCLPPPPLPPPPPPHHNSSSNTASSSESLSIGTSSAAERQTGRQTEIHRDFLHRPSSGYLPEEIWRKAEEAVNEVKRQAMSELQKAVSDAERKAHEMISAERSKMERALAEAKRQASEDALTVINQQEDSSESCWNCGRKASETCSGCNTARYCGSFCQHKDWEKHHHVCGQGLQGLPGGSNVPLGTPSSSTTSSASSSAPPTHSESTPPGPLSLAGQSSIVGGTGSGSGSVSASPKESSSSSASRSTTPATPALLDATSR; from the exons ACAGCAGAGTGCAGAAGGTTGGAACAATGCCAGATTCACCTGCGGATGTAAAAACCCAGCCCAGGTCCACCCCACCCACTATGCCTCCTCCACCTCCGGCTGTCAGCCAAGCAGCCAATCGCAATGCTTCATTCACCCCCACCACCAGTAAATCAA TGCTAAATGGGAGCAGCCACTCTCCTACATCACTGAACGGTGCTCCATCAACTCCTAACGGCTTCAGTAACGGGCCCGCCATGTCCTCGACAGCGTCACTTTCCAACCAGCAGCTCCCACCAGCTTGTGGTGCCCGACAACTCTGCAAGCTGAAGCGCTTCCTGACCACACTGCAGCAGTTTGGCAACGACATATCACCTGAGATTGGAGAGCGAGTTCGCAGCCTTGTGTTGGGGCTGGTG AACTCCACTCTCACTATCGAAGAGTTTCACTCCAAACTTCATGAGGCCACCAACTTCCCTCTGAGGCCGTTCGTCATTCCCTTCCTTAAG GCAAACCTACCCCTGCTGCAGAGAGAGTTGCTCCACTGTGCCAGGTTGGCCAAGCAGACTCCAGCTCAGTATCTGGCCCAACATGAGCAGCTTCTCCTGGATGCCAATGCCAGCTCGCCCCTCGACTCCTCTGAGATCATGCTGGAGATGAATGAGCATGGCAAGAGAAGGACCCCTGACAG GACCAAAGACAGTTCAGACAGAGATAGTTTGCACCCGGAGCACCTCGCTAAGAGGCCGTGCACCATTAGCCCCAGCCAACGTTTCAGCCCCAGCACGGGTCTTCCTGCTCACCCACCTCCCAATGGCCTCCCCACACACCCACCCAATGGCCTGACCCACCCACCCAACCCGCAAGTGGGACCCCAGCACTATCGCTTAGAGGACATGGCTCTGGCACACCAATACAGGGACGCTTACAGACAAAATGAACACCGTGACAGGCACCGGCAAACAG TGCATGGCGCCCGGCAAGAGGAGGTGATTGACCACCGTCTAACAGATCGAGAGTGGGCCGAGGAATGGAAGCACCTTGATAAT CTCTTGAACTGCATCATGGACATGGTGGAGAAGACGCGCCGATCTTTGACAGTGCTGCGCCGCTGCCAGGAGGCCGACCGGGAGGAAATGAATCACTGGATTCGGCGTTACAGCGACGTTGAGGAGATGAAAAAAGGTGGGAGCAACGGACAGCActgccttcctcctcctcctctccctcctcctcctcctcctcaccacAACTCCTCCTCCAACACAGCTAGCAGCAGCGAGTCACTGTCCATAGGAACTTCCTCGGCTGCTGAaaggcagacaggcagacagacag agatCCACCGAGACTTCTTACACAGGCCTTCCTCAGGATACCTGCCAGAAGAAATCTGGAGGAAAGCTG AGGAGGCGGTGAATGAGGTGAAGCGACAGGCGATGTCAGAGCTGCAGAAAGCAGTGTCAGACGCTGAGAGGAAGGCTCATGAGATGATTTCAGCCGAACGCTCTAAAATGGAGAGGGCACTGGCTGAGGCCAAGAGGCAAGCCTCTGAGGATGCTCTAACAGTCATCAACCAGCAGGAGGACTCCAGTGAA AGCTGCTggaactgtgggaggaaagccaGTGAGACATGCAGTGGCTGCAACACGGCTCGCTACTGTGGCTCCTTCTGCCAACACAAAGACTGGGAGAAGCACCACCATGTCTGTGGTCAGGGCCTGCAGGGGCTGCCAGGAGGCAGCAATGTCCCCTTAGGgactccctcctcctccaccacctcttCAGCATCCTCCAGTGCACCCCCCACCCATTCAGAAAGCACCCCTCCAGGACCCCTGTCCCTGGCAGGCCAAAGCAGTATTGTGGGAGGGACTGGCAGCGGCAGTGGAAGTGTGTCTGCCAGCCCCAAGGAGAGCAGTTCCAGCAGTGCCTCTCGCTCCACAACTCCAGCTACCCCTGCTCTACTGGATGCCACCTCTCGCTGA